Part of the Apilactobacillus apisilvae genome is shown below.
TTTCAACTTATTAATTTTATTATTTATAACTAGATTGCTTTCTGTATTTGTATTTGGTGGTATTTTAAGTAAATTAATCTCTAATATGCTAGAAAAAAGTAATGTCATTAAAAATAATTAGGAGCATTCACTATATTGAAAATATTACAATTAAACGATTTAAGCTTTAAATATGATAATAGTCAAAATTATATTTTTAAAAATACAAATTTAAGTTTTAAATCATCTACCCTTTCAATATTATATGGAGATTCTGGTTGTGGTAAATCAACTTTATTAAAAGTAATGGCAGGATTTTATCCTAAATATGATAATGGAACAGTTAATGGTCAAATTATAATCAATACAACTAATATTAATAATTTTACCGAACAACAAATGAGAACAAAAGTGGCGATGATGTTTCAAAATCCCAATCAACAATTTTGCATGAAAAATGGATATGATGAATTTATTTTCACACTGGAAAATATGCAACTAAATCACTCAGAAATTATCGATAGAATTAAAAGAGCTACCAACTTTTGCAAAATAAACGAAATTCTTCACCAACCAATTGAAGAGTTATCAGGTGGTGAAAAGCAACGATTGGCCTTAGCAATCATTTACGCAATTGATTCCGATATTATATTTTTAGATGAACCGTTTGCTAGTATCGATCAAGAAGCTAGACAACAACTAATTATTCAACTAAACAATTTAAAGAAATTAGGAAAAACCATTATTATTATTGATCATGATCTATCAAATTATAATGATATTGTTGATAATATTATTTCATTTGATGAATCAAATAGTAGCTTTAAATTTTTAAATATTAATCAACACAAGCTATTAATTAATAAATTCGAACAAAAAATAAATTTAACATGCAAATTGCCTAA
Proteins encoded:
- a CDS encoding ATP-binding cassette domain-containing protein, which translates into the protein MKILQLNDLSFKYDNSQNYIFKNTNLSFKSSTLSILYGDSGCGKSTLLKVMAGFYPKYDNGTVNGQIIINTTNINNFTEQQMRTKVAMMFQNPNQQFCMKNGYDEFIFTLENMQLNHSEIIDRIKRATNFCKINEILHQPIEELSGGEKQRLALAIIYAIDSDIIFLDEPFASIDQEARQQLIIQLNNLKKLGKTIIIIDHDLSNYNDIVDNIISFDESNSSFKFLNINQHKLLINKFEQKINLTCKLPKNNESILKIKNVSINNGNKEILKNVNTTLYKNKTTLLTGKNGVGKSTLMNVLIKMHQFKGQIILNNKDIGKIKSRKYYQEIGIVFQENDRQFFKMTVKDEINLSLKKTKNMIFSKAEINQFINKLGLNKLYQQVVYSLSDGQKKRLQIIVMIIMGQSVLLLDEPFKGIDLKNIELIIGILKLAKKRGQTQIIISHQLFELQSLIDFHLTLRNKNLIYQEDVK